A window from Caulobacter sp. X encodes these proteins:
- a CDS encoding glycosyl hydrolase family 28-related protein, translating to MKTMTIALATLLASTAVGSVAAAEGRSVFVATPADPAAIVAKGRGDGRADDSGALQAAIDAAAKPGGGVVFLPSGRYRITKTLFLWPGVRVFGVGATRPVIVLGDATPGFQKGVANMVIVAGAKPDPARQVPFPPPGSVPFNKDVPDANSGTFYTAMSNVDFEIGKGNPAATAIRFHAAQHAFLSHMRFDIGSGLAALYQIGNEAEDLHFKGGRYGILTEKPSPAWGFVLLDSTFEGQRDAAIREHEAGLTLVNVTMRDTPVGIEIDRGYGDWLWGKNVRFENVSKAGVVISNEGNVYTQVGFENAVAKGTPVFARFRDSGKTVAGKGSAYRVGAFNYGLTVPGLGQMGEYKTTFSAEPLKAYPTPPTPAIRDLPPMSEWTSVRDLGAKGDNAADDTVAIQKAIDSHRVVYFPTGFYRVTDTLKLRPDTALIGLHPSLTQIILPHGAPAFQGVGAPKALVESGKGGDNIVSGLGLYTEGQNPRATALLWTAGEHSMVNDVKFQGGHGTNLYDGSRFNPYNANASADADTAKRWGGQYPSLWVTNGGGGTFANVWSPNTYAYSGIYVSDTTTPGHIYQASVEHHVRSEISLNRVANWEFLAPQTEEEAGEGEDTVSLEIRDSRNILLANYHGYRVTRTRRPVSAAVQIYNSQDIRFRNVAVNGESGFSTCDEGGCATFLRLTKYPYENAIEDVTSGLQVRERQFAVLDIGKDAKAPMPSVFPANARVERLADGFFSAGGAAVDAAGVLYFTDRRNQRIYSWSPEHKLSIVRDNTLDPINLAVDGSGNLLVLSWDGRNGSVYSFKPGSPDTEVTVIRATPAGARPDAAKVLPVNWWVNGEFKDQIDPDTYQFTTLAELFARETAAPPAWEYVSLDGSLALPAYRVFQQGPPDHRGLRFSNALDTYGFTTAKPGQRVFVANSSENKTYSGRVDARGAITDLKVFADRGGESVATDAEGRVYAANGQVFVYAPDGRELGRIDVPERPLQLVFGGADKRTLYVLSHHGLYAVRAD from the coding sequence ATGAAGACCATGACCATCGCGCTGGCCACGCTTCTGGCCTCGACCGCCGTCGGCTCCGTGGCGGCGGCTGAAGGCCGCTCGGTTTTCGTCGCGACGCCAGCCGATCCGGCGGCGATCGTTGCGAAGGGGCGCGGCGACGGCCGCGCCGACGACAGCGGGGCGCTGCAGGCCGCCATCGACGCCGCCGCCAAACCCGGCGGTGGCGTCGTTTTTCTTCCGTCCGGCCGCTATCGCATCACCAAGACTCTGTTCCTGTGGCCCGGCGTCCGCGTGTTCGGCGTCGGGGCGACGCGTCCGGTGATCGTGCTGGGAGACGCGACGCCGGGCTTCCAGAAGGGCGTCGCCAACATGGTGATCGTCGCCGGCGCCAAGCCGGATCCGGCCCGCCAGGTTCCGTTCCCGCCGCCGGGCAGCGTGCCGTTCAACAAGGACGTGCCCGACGCCAACTCCGGCACCTTCTATACAGCGATGAGCAATGTCGATTTCGAGATCGGCAAGGGCAATCCAGCCGCGACCGCGATCCGCTTCCACGCCGCCCAGCACGCCTTCCTCAGCCATATGCGCTTCGATATCGGCTCGGGTTTGGCGGCGCTGTACCAGATCGGCAACGAAGCCGAGGACCTGCACTTCAAGGGCGGGCGTTATGGCATCCTGACCGAGAAGCCGTCGCCGGCCTGGGGCTTCGTGCTGCTCGACTCCACTTTCGAAGGCCAGCGTGACGCGGCGATCCGCGAGCACGAGGCGGGCCTGACCCTGGTCAATGTGACGATGCGCGACACGCCGGTCGGGATCGAGATCGATCGCGGCTATGGCGATTGGCTGTGGGGCAAGAACGTCCGTTTCGAGAACGTGTCGAAGGCGGGTGTGGTGATCTCCAACGAGGGCAACGTCTACACCCAGGTCGGCTTCGAAAACGCCGTCGCCAAAGGCACGCCGGTGTTCGCCCGCTTCCGCGACAGCGGCAAGACCGTGGCGGGAAAGGGGAGCGCCTACCGCGTCGGCGCCTTCAACTACGGTCTGACCGTGCCGGGGCTGGGCCAGATGGGCGAGTACAAGACCACGTTCAGCGCCGAGCCCCTCAAGGCCTATCCGACGCCGCCGACGCCCGCGATCCGCGACCTGCCGCCGATGTCGGAGTGGACCAGCGTCCGCGACCTCGGCGCCAAGGGGGACAACGCCGCCGACGACACAGTCGCGATCCAGAAGGCGATCGACAGTCACCGCGTCGTCTATTTCCCGACCGGCTTCTACCGTGTCACCGACACGCTGAAGCTGCGGCCCGACACGGCTCTGATCGGCCTGCATCCCAGTCTGACCCAGATCATCCTGCCCCATGGCGCGCCGGCGTTCCAAGGCGTCGGCGCGCCCAAGGCGTTGGTCGAGTCCGGCAAGGGCGGCGACAATATCGTCTCCGGACTTGGGCTTTACACCGAGGGCCAGAATCCGCGCGCCACCGCGCTGCTGTGGACCGCGGGCGAGCACTCGATGGTCAATGACGTCAAGTTCCAGGGCGGCCACGGCACGAACCTCTACGACGGCTCGCGCTTCAATCCCTACAACGCCAACGCCTCGGCCGACGCCGACACCGCCAAGCGCTGGGGCGGCCAGTATCCTAGCCTGTGGGTGACCAATGGCGGCGGCGGGACCTTCGCCAATGTCTGGAGCCCGAATACCTACGCCTATTCCGGCATCTATGTGTCGGACACCACGACGCCGGGCCACATCTACCAGGCCTCGGTCGAGCATCATGTGCGCTCCGAGATCAGCCTGAACCGCGTCGCCAACTGGGAGTTCCTGGCGCCGCAGACCGAGGAGGAGGCGGGCGAGGGCGAGGACACGGTCTCGCTGGAGATCCGCGACTCCCGCAATATCCTGCTGGCGAACTATCACGGTTACCGCGTGACGCGGACGCGCCGTCCGGTCTCGGCGGCGGTGCAGATCTACAACTCGCAGGACATTCGCTTCCGCAACGTGGCGGTGAACGGCGAGAGCGGCTTCTCCACCTGCGACGAGGGCGGCTGCGCGACGTTCCTGCGGCTGACCAAGTATCCGTACGAGAACGCGATCGAGGACGTCACCAGCGGCCTGCAGGTGCGCGAACGGCAGTTCGCGGTGCTGGACATCGGCAAGGATGCGAAGGCGCCGATGCCGTCGGTGTTTCCGGCCAATGCCCGGGTCGAGCGCCTCGCGGATGGCTTCTTCTCGGCGGGCGGCGCCGCGGTCGACGCGGCCGGCGTCCTCTACTTCACTGACCGGCGCAACCAGCGCATCTACAGCTGGTCGCCGGAGCACAAGCTTTCGATCGTGCGGGACAACACGCTCGATCCCATCAACCTCGCGGTCGACGGCTCGGGAAACCTGCTGGTGCTCTCGTGGGACGGCCGCAACGGCTCGGTCTACAGCTTCAAGCCGGGCAGCCCCGACACCGAGGTGACGGTCATCCGCGCGACGCCGGCCGGCGCACGGCCGGACGCCGCCAAGGTCTTGCCGGTCAACTGGTGGGTCAACGGTGAGTTCAAGGATCAGATCGATCCGGATACCTATCAGTTCACGACGCTGGCTGAGCTGTTCGCGCGGGAGACGGCCGCGCCGCCGGCTTGGGAATATGTCTCGCTGGACGGCAGCCTGGCGCTGCCGGCCTATCGCGTGTTCCAGCAAGGACCGCCCGACCATCGGGGCTTGCGGTTCTCGAACGCGCTGGACACCTATGGCTTCACCACGGCCAAGCCCGGTCAGCGCGTCTTCGTCGCCAACAGTTCGGAGAACAAGACCTATAGCGGCCGGGTCGACGCGCGCGGCGCGATCACCGACCTCAAGGTCTTCGCCGACCGCGGCGGCGAGAGCGTTGCGACGGACGCCGAAGGGCGCGTCTACGCCGCCAACGGCCAGGTGTTCGTCTACGCGCCGGATGGCCGAGAGCTGGGCCGGATCGACGTGCCGGAGAGACCTCTGCAACTGGTGTTCGGCGGGGCCGACAAGCGGACCCTTTATGTGCTTTCGCACCATGGTCTTTACGCCGTGCGGGCGGACTAG
- a CDS encoding glycosyl hydrolase family 28-related protein produces MRAVVFAAILAVSTPALAETRSVLTSIPDDPHAVVVKAVGDGRADDTDAVQKAIDAARDKTGHGLVFLPSGRYRLSRTLLVPPGVRVFGVGAKRPVFVLGANTPGFQTGVATMIAFTGGDQYQVGDIPVPVPTVRPTTAKVRDANSGTFYSSMSNIDIEIADGNPAAAAVRFRMAQHAFLRHMDFRLGSAFAGVYQAGNIMEDVHFHGGRYGIVTEKTSPAWQFTLVDSTFDGQRDAAIREHEVDLTLVNVAIKNTPVGIEIDRGYSDSLWGKNVRFENVSKAGVVISAENSVFTQVGFDNATASNTPVFARFRDSGKTVDGKGKDYRVAAFTYGLTLPALGQMGEYKTVADIQPLKAKAITAPALRALPPMGEWTNIKTLGVKGDGSTDDTAALQKAIDTHRVLYLPVGFYMVSDTLKLRPDTVLIGLHPAITQLVIPDNNPKHAGVGAVRPILETPRGGDNILSGIGLFTGRVNLRASALLWRSGANSMVNDVKIMGGGGTPTADGKSLGAAQARSGDPVADGRWDAQYPSIWVTDGGGGTFADVWSPNTFASAGFYISDTKTPGHIYEVSVEHHVRNEFVLDNVENWEFLAPQTEQEVGDGPDAVSLEVRNSRNILFANYHGYRVTRSYHPAETAVKLFNSTDIRFRNVHINAESGVALCDTIGCGTYLRASKYPFENAIQDKTRKLEVREREFAVLDVTGPATPGAAPAADPRVRKLETGFWSISGAATGADGTLYFIDKRFQRIYRWTEGRGLQVVRDHSLDPTNLAVDGSGKLLVVSSYGPQAAVYSIDPQGPKDQLTMIAPTAASPRPGARTLLPVNWWVNGEFRDQYDPATDHFTTLAEMFARDVGTPKTEEYVSPDGSVVLPAFRVWQQGPPDHVGWRWTDTLQANGLISGAAGQRVFVTNGSENKTYSGQVGPGGTLTDLKVFAGRGGESVAVDGEGRVFVANGQIFQYAPDGKLVGRIDVPERPLQLIFGGEGGRTLFVLTHHSLYAVTP; encoded by the coding sequence ATGAGAGCGGTTGTTTTCGCGGCCATCCTGGCGGTTTCGACTCCAGCCCTGGCGGAAACCCGCTCCGTCCTGACCTCCATCCCCGACGATCCGCACGCGGTTGTGGTCAAGGCCGTTGGCGACGGTCGCGCGGACGACACCGATGCGGTTCAGAAGGCTATCGACGCCGCTCGGGACAAGACTGGCCATGGCCTGGTCTTTCTGCCGTCGGGCCGATATCGCCTGAGCCGCACGCTCTTGGTGCCGCCGGGCGTGCGGGTGTTCGGCGTCGGGGCGAAGCGTCCGGTGTTCGTGCTCGGGGCCAACACGCCCGGCTTCCAGACCGGCGTCGCGACGATGATCGCCTTCACGGGCGGCGACCAGTATCAAGTCGGCGACATCCCTGTGCCCGTCCCGACTGTCCGTCCGACGACGGCCAAGGTCCGCGACGCCAATTCCGGCACCTTCTATTCGTCGATGAGCAACATCGACATCGAGATCGCCGATGGCAATCCGGCCGCCGCGGCGGTGCGATTCCGCATGGCCCAGCACGCCTTCCTGCGGCACATGGATTTCCGGCTGGGTTCAGCCTTCGCCGGCGTCTACCAGGCCGGCAACATCATGGAGGACGTGCACTTCCATGGCGGCCGATACGGCATCGTCACCGAGAAGACCTCGCCGGCCTGGCAGTTCACCCTGGTCGACTCCACCTTCGACGGCCAGCGCGACGCGGCGATCCGTGAGCACGAGGTCGATCTGACCCTGGTCAATGTGGCGATAAAGAACACCCCGGTCGGGATCGAGATCGACCGAGGCTATAGCGACAGCCTGTGGGGCAAGAACGTCCGCTTCGAGAATGTCTCCAAGGCGGGCGTCGTCATCTCGGCCGAGAACAGCGTCTTCACCCAGGTGGGCTTCGACAACGCGACCGCCTCGAACACGCCGGTGTTCGCCCGCTTTCGCGACAGCGGCAAGACGGTGGATGGCAAGGGCAAGGACTATCGGGTGGCCGCGTTCACCTACGGCCTGACCCTGCCGGCTCTCGGACAGATGGGCGAGTACAAGACGGTGGCGGACATCCAGCCGCTGAAGGCCAAGGCGATAACGGCGCCAGCGCTCCGCGCCCTGCCGCCGATGGGCGAGTGGACCAACATTAAGACGCTGGGCGTGAAGGGCGACGGCTCGACGGATGACACCGCCGCGCTGCAGAAGGCGATCGACACGCACCGCGTGCTCTATCTGCCGGTCGGCTTCTACATGGTGTCCGACACGCTGAAGCTGCGGCCGGACACCGTGCTGATCGGCTTGCATCCGGCCATCACCCAATTGGTCATTCCCGACAACAATCCCAAGCATGCGGGCGTCGGCGCCGTGCGGCCGATCCTGGAGACGCCGCGTGGCGGCGACAACATCTTGTCAGGGATCGGCCTGTTCACCGGCCGCGTGAACCTGCGCGCCTCGGCCTTGCTGTGGCGCTCCGGCGCTAATTCGATGGTCAATGACGTCAAGATCATGGGCGGCGGCGGCACGCCGACAGCCGACGGCAAGTCGCTCGGCGCGGCCCAGGCGCGCAGCGGCGACCCTGTCGCCGACGGCCGCTGGGACGCGCAGTATCCGAGCATCTGGGTGACTGATGGCGGCGGCGGGACGTTCGCCGACGTCTGGAGCCCGAACACCTTCGCGTCGGCCGGCTTCTATATCAGCGACACCAAGACCCCCGGCCATATCTACGAGGTCTCGGTCGAGCACCACGTCCGCAACGAGTTCGTGCTCGACAATGTCGAGAACTGGGAATTCCTGGCGCCGCAGACCGAGCAGGAGGTCGGCGACGGCCCCGACGCGGTGTCGCTGGAGGTGCGCAACTCGCGCAACATCCTTTTCGCCAACTATCACGGCTATCGGGTGACTCGCTCGTACCACCCGGCCGAGACGGCGGTGAAGCTGTTCAACTCGACCGACATCCGCTTCCGCAACGTCCACATCAACGCCGAGAGCGGTGTCGCCCTGTGCGACACGATCGGCTGCGGGACCTATCTGCGGGCCAGCAAGTATCCGTTCGAGAACGCCATTCAGGACAAGACCCGCAAACTGGAGGTCCGCGAGCGCGAGTTCGCCGTGCTAGACGTCACCGGTCCCGCAACACCTGGCGCGGCGCCGGCGGCCGATCCGCGCGTGCGCAAGCTGGAGACGGGCTTCTGGTCGATCTCGGGCGCCGCGACGGGGGCGGATGGGACACTCTACTTCATCGACAAGCGCTTCCAGCGCATCTACCGCTGGACGGAGGGCCGCGGCCTTCAGGTGGTGCGGGACCACTCGCTGGACCCGACAAACCTCGCCGTCGATGGCTCGGGCAAGCTGCTGGTGGTCTCGTCGTACGGCCCGCAGGCCGCGGTCTATTCGATCGATCCGCAAGGGCCGAAGGATCAGCTGACCATGATCGCGCCGACGGCGGCCTCGCCGCGCCCGGGCGCAAGGACCTTGCTGCCCGTGAACTGGTGGGTGAACGGCGAATTCCGCGACCAGTACGACCCGGCGACCGACCACTTCACCACCCTGGCGGAGATGTTCGCTCGGGATGTAGGGACGCCCAAGACTGAGGAATATGTCTCGCCGGACGGCAGCGTCGTGCTCCCCGCGTTCCGCGTCTGGCAGCAGGGACCGCCGGATCACGTCGGCTGGCGCTGGACCGATACGCTTCAGGCCAATGGCCTGATCAGCGGCGCGGCGGGGCAGCGGGTGTTTGTCACTAACGGCTCGGAGAACAAGACCTACAGCGGCCAGGTCGGTCCCGGCGGGACGCTCACCGACTTGAAGGTCTTCGCTGGTCGCGGCGGCGAGAGCGTGGCCGTGGACGGAGAGGGACGCGTGTTCGTCGCCAACGGCCAGATCTTCCAGTACGCGCCGGACGGCAAGCTGGTAGGCCGCATCGACGTGCCGGAGCGTCCGTTGCAGCTGATCTTCGGCGGCGAGGGCGGTCGGACCCTGTTCGTCCTGACCCACCACTCGCTCTACGCTGTGACGCCCTGA
- a CDS encoding TonB-dependent siderophore receptor → MGAVGSTRGGSSFLSALLATSAFATVLAGGAAHAQATPTPAPAADDSVVTEIVVTGSRIRSTGFTAPTPTQVLGTAELERAAQPNIFTAITQLPSLQGSSGATTGTFSTSSGQQGLSSFSLRGLGTIRTLTLLDGQRVVPANVTGVPDISLFPQLLVERVDVVTGGASASYGSDAVGGVVNFITNKKFEGFKANVMGGVTTYGDNHQWLAQVAAGKNFMDNRLHVQVSGEYDWEEGVPAGGFGEDAPGSRDWYTTATLVNRGVTNDGSPQYLYREHAQAYQYTKYGLISAGPLQGTAFDAAGNPFQFQYGGGGVPSKAANGAVSGCYTNGGFCIGGDLSGNVGVGTSLQSRIKRMNSYSRVGFDLDANNEIYATFNAARVESSNQPNPGAATTGLTMSCSNPYLPASVVAACAANGITTFTFGTSNALLPRNITVHPTRTQYRGVIGADGKFNALGTEWRYDAYYEHGQNTTNIHVRDILLTPRYRQAIQATLVGGQIVCADPVARANGCVPINIFGGQRPSDAALAYITPKNGPYQHSVQKQDVASINFSGEPINGWAGPISLAVGGEWRKEQYHVKGDPYGDGNTDSPNTADYPADPILNASGANWFAGNYHSGAGKYSVKEAYAEVNVPLVNSDAAGKANLNLAGRWTDYSTSGTVYTWKVGATWDTPIDGVRLRAVTSRDVRAPNLSELFAAPVTTTLPNFTVPSNGKPPAGQPAGGALTVLQNVVGNPDLKPEIAKNVTIGAVLSNPQWLPGFSISVDWYNIVLNGGISSLGAQQIVNFCYAGLTQFCGAFNLNPPSAFVNSQTFNLASIKTSGFDIESSYRFELPSVPGRFTVRGLATNVHKFVTNPGIPGAVAVDSAGQNSGATPDWKVLAVQSWDNDRFAVSVQERWFSDGRFGGTTTEYIECKPGSCPVSTGSRPTIDYNHMKGATYVDVSASYKFGNGLQLYGKVDNLLNRDPTPSPQTNTGLDANPALYDLLGRFYHVGLRYSF, encoded by the coding sequence ATGGGTGCTGTCGGTAGCACGCGAGGGGGATCGTCGTTCTTGAGCGCCTTGCTCGCGACGAGCGCGTTCGCAACGGTGTTGGCGGGCGGCGCCGCCCACGCGCAGGCGACGCCGACGCCGGCGCCGGCCGCCGATGACTCGGTCGTCACCGAGATCGTCGTCACCGGATCGCGCATCCGCTCGACGGGCTTCACCGCCCCGACCCCGACCCAGGTGCTGGGCACCGCGGAGCTGGAGCGCGCCGCGCAGCCGAACATCTTCACCGCCATCACCCAGCTGCCGTCGCTGCAGGGGTCCAGCGGCGCCACCACCGGCACCTTCAGCACCTCGAGCGGCCAGCAGGGTCTGTCCTCGTTCTCGCTGCGAGGTCTCGGCACCATCCGCACCCTGACGCTGCTGGACGGCCAGCGCGTCGTGCCGGCCAACGTCACCGGCGTGCCTGACATCAGCCTGTTCCCGCAGCTTCTCGTCGAGCGCGTGGACGTTGTCACCGGCGGCGCCTCGGCGTCCTACGGCTCGGACGCTGTCGGCGGCGTCGTCAACTTCATCACCAACAAGAAGTTCGAGGGCTTCAAGGCCAACGTCATGGGCGGCGTCACCACCTATGGCGACAACCACCAGTGGCTGGCTCAGGTCGCCGCAGGCAAGAACTTCATGGACAACCGCCTGCACGTGCAGGTCAGCGGCGAATATGACTGGGAGGAGGGCGTCCCGGCGGGCGGCTTCGGCGAGGACGCGCCGGGCAGCCGCGACTGGTACACGACCGCCACCCTGGTCAACCGCGGCGTCACCAACGACGGCTCGCCGCAGTATCTCTATCGCGAGCACGCCCAGGCCTATCAGTACACTAAGTATGGCTTGATCAGCGCAGGCCCGCTGCAAGGCACGGCGTTCGACGCCGCCGGCAATCCGTTCCAGTTCCAGTATGGCGGCGGCGGCGTGCCTTCGAAGGCCGCCAATGGCGCGGTCAGTGGCTGCTACACCAATGGCGGCTTCTGCATTGGCGGCGACCTATCGGGCAATGTCGGCGTCGGCACCTCGCTGCAATCGCGCATCAAGCGCATGAACTCCTACAGCCGCGTGGGCTTCGATCTCGACGCCAACAACGAGATCTACGCGACCTTCAACGCCGCCCGCGTGGAGAGCAGCAACCAGCCTAACCCGGGCGCGGCCACGACGGGCCTGACGATGTCGTGCTCGAATCCGTATCTGCCGGCTTCAGTCGTCGCGGCTTGCGCCGCGAACGGCATCACGACCTTCACCTTTGGCACGAGCAACGCGCTGCTGCCGCGCAACATTACGGTCCATCCGACGCGGACCCAGTATCGCGGCGTGATCGGCGCCGACGGCAAGTTCAACGCCCTGGGCACGGAATGGCGCTACGACGCCTATTACGAGCACGGCCAGAACACGACGAACATCCACGTTCGCGACATCTTGCTGACGCCGCGCTACCGCCAGGCCATCCAGGCCACCTTGGTGGGCGGCCAGATCGTCTGCGCCGATCCCGTCGCGCGCGCCAACGGCTGCGTGCCGATCAACATCTTCGGCGGCCAGCGCCCGAGCGACGCCGCCCTGGCCTACATCACGCCGAAGAACGGACCGTACCAGCACTCCGTCCAGAAGCAGGACGTCGCCAGCATCAACTTCAGCGGCGAGCCGATCAACGGATGGGCCGGGCCGATCTCGCTGGCGGTCGGCGGCGAGTGGCGCAAGGAACAGTATCACGTCAAGGGCGACCCCTACGGCGATGGCAATACGGACTCGCCGAACACCGCCGACTACCCGGCCGACCCGATCCTGAACGCCTCGGGCGCCAACTGGTTCGCGGGCAACTACCACTCCGGCGCCGGCAAGTACTCGGTGAAGGAAGCCTATGCGGAAGTGAACGTTCCGCTGGTCAATTCCGACGCGGCCGGCAAGGCCAACCTCAACCTGGCGGGCCGCTGGACCGACTACAGCACCTCGGGCACCGTCTACACCTGGAAGGTCGGCGCGACCTGGGACACGCCGATCGATGGCGTGCGGCTGCGGGCCGTCACCTCGCGTGATGTTCGCGCGCCGAACCTGTCGGAACTGTTCGCCGCGCCGGTCACGACCACGCTGCCGAACTTCACCGTGCCCTCGAATGGCAAGCCTCCAGCCGGCCAGCCCGCCGGCGGCGCCCTGACGGTTCTGCAGAATGTCGTGGGGAACCCGGACCTGAAGCCGGAAATCGCCAAGAACGTGACCATCGGCGCGGTGCTCTCGAACCCGCAATGGCTGCCGGGCTTCAGCATTTCGGTCGACTGGTACAACATCGTGCTGAACGGCGGCATCTCCAGCCTTGGCGCTCAGCAGATCGTCAACTTCTGCTATGCGGGCCTCACGCAGTTCTGCGGCGCCTTCAATCTCAACCCGCCGTCGGCCTTCGTGAACTCGCAGACGTTCAACCTGGCCTCGATCAAGACCAGCGGCTTCGACATCGAGAGCAGCTATCGCTTCGAGCTGCCCAGCGTTCCGGGCCGCTTCACGGTCCGCGGCCTGGCCACCAACGTCCACAAGTTCGTCACCAACCCCGGCATCCCGGGGGCGGTCGCCGTCGACTCCGCCGGCCAGAACTCCGGCGCCACGCCGGACTGGAAGGTCCTGGCCGTCCAGTCCTGGGACAATGACCGCTTCGCCGTCAGCGTTCAGGAGCGCTGGTTCAGCGACGGCCGCTTTGGCGGCACGACCACCGAATACATCGAATGCAAGCCCGGCAGCTGCCCGGTCTCGACCGGCAGCCGCCCGACCATCGACTACAACCACATGAAGGGCGCGACCTATGTCGACGTCAGCGCTTCGTACAAGTTCGGCAATGGCCTGCAGCTCTACGGCAAGGTCGACAACCTGCTGAACCGCGATCCGACCCCGTCGCCCCAGACCAACACCGGTCTCGATGCCAACCCGGCGCTCTACGATCTGCTGGGCCGCTTCTATCACGTGGGTCTGCGGTACAGCTTCTAG
- a CDS encoding SLC13 family permease: MTLQQGLSFGLIGATVLCFLWGRWRYDLIALGALAVGVLTGLIPAKSAFDGFSNDIVVIIASALVLSAAVSRSGLVDRLMAPLLPRLGSERSQVPVLVAVTTLLSMMTKNVGALALMMPSALQIAKRTGVSPGRLLMPMSFGSLAGGLAVLVGTSPNIIVSEVRGKALGEPFRMFDFMPVGGTLALITIAYLAVAYHLLPKHRIAAIDVDAALAANAYVTEVEAPEGWRFADGRVADLRAAADGAVSVVAILRGRKRMASPHANRRVLPGDQLLLEGEQQTLNELIVKTGLKLTDADRPVVMNEPTEEVRVVEAVIGAESDLIGQTARGLKLNEAHGVNLLGVSRSGYRMAGRLATVRLRAGDILVLQGAERQLPLALSALGCLPLAEREVRLGGARHALLPAAILIGAMLLVAFGVVPAATGFFGAAILVVATGALRMREAYASLEGPVLVLVAAMIPVSDTVQSSGGADLIASWLSGAFHGLPPLVTLTAMMAVAMVATPFLNNAATVLIVAPIGMGLAERLGLSPDPFLMAVAVGAGCDFLTPIGHQCNTLVLAPGGYRFGDYARLGAPLTLLILLAAPALIAFFWPFARA, translated from the coding sequence GTGACGCTGCAACAAGGTCTTTCGTTTGGGTTGATTGGCGCGACGGTTCTCTGCTTCCTCTGGGGGCGTTGGCGATACGATCTCATCGCCCTTGGCGCCTTGGCGGTGGGCGTCTTGACGGGCCTGATCCCGGCGAAGTCGGCGTTTGACGGCTTTTCGAACGACATCGTGGTGATCATCGCCAGCGCGCTTGTGCTCAGCGCGGCCGTGTCCCGATCGGGATTGGTCGATCGCCTCATGGCGCCGCTGCTGCCTCGCTTGGGAAGCGAGCGCAGCCAAGTCCCGGTGCTGGTCGCCGTGACCACGCTACTGTCGATGATGACCAAGAACGTCGGGGCCTTGGCGCTGATGATGCCGTCGGCCCTGCAGATCGCTAAGCGGACGGGCGTCTCGCCAGGCCGTCTTTTGATGCCGATGTCGTTTGGGTCGCTGGCCGGCGGGCTTGCGGTGCTTGTGGGCACATCGCCGAACATCATCGTCTCGGAGGTGCGCGGAAAGGCGCTTGGGGAGCCCTTCCGCATGTTCGACTTCATGCCCGTGGGTGGAACGCTCGCTCTAATCACCATCGCCTATCTGGCCGTCGCCTATCACCTGCTGCCCAAGCATCGAATCGCGGCCATCGACGTGGACGCGGCCTTGGCCGCCAACGCGTACGTCACGGAGGTCGAGGCGCCGGAGGGATGGCGCTTCGCGGACGGCCGCGTCGCGGACCTCCGCGCCGCCGCGGACGGGGCCGTGAGCGTGGTGGCGATCCTGCGCGGCCGCAAACGCATGGCCTCTCCACACGCCAATCGCCGCGTCCTGCCCGGCGATCAACTGCTGCTGGAAGGCGAGCAGCAGACGCTCAACGAACTGATCGTGAAGACGGGCTTGAAGCTGACGGATGCGGACCGGCCCGTGGTCATGAACGAGCCGACCGAAGAGGTGAGGGTGGTAGAGGCGGTGATCGGCGCTGAATCCGATCTGATCGGTCAAACCGCGCGAGGGCTCAAGCTGAATGAGGCCCATGGCGTCAACCTGCTCGGCGTCAGCCGCAGCGGCTATCGCATGGCGGGTCGTCTGGCCACGGTCAGGCTGCGGGCCGGCGACATCCTGGTCCTGCAGGGCGCGGAGCGGCAACTGCCCTTGGCGCTGTCGGCCCTGGGGTGTTTGCCGCTCGCCGAGCGGGAAGTGCGGCTCGGCGGAGCCCGGCACGCGCTGTTGCCCGCTGCGATCCTGATCGGGGCGATGTTGCTGGTCGCGTTCGGGGTGGTGCCGGCGGCGACGGGCTTTTTTGGGGCCGCGATCCTGGTGGTCGCGACGGGCGCCCTGCGAATGCGCGAGGCCTATGCCTCGCTGGAAGGGCCGGTGCTGGTCCTGGTCGCGGCGATGATCCCCGTGAGCGACACCGTGCAATCTTCCGGCGGCGCCGACCTGATCGCCAGCTGGCTATCGGGCGCGTTTCACGGCCTGCCGCCGCTCGTGACCCTGACCGCCATGATGGCCGTGGCGATGGTCGCCACGCCGTTCCTGAACAACGCCGCCACGGTGCTGATTGTCGCCCCGATCGGCATGGGGTTGGCCGAGCGCCTGGGCCTCAGTCCCGATCCGTTCCTGATGGCGGTTGCGGTCGGCGCGGGCTGCGATTTCCTGACCCCCATCGGTCACCAGTGCAATACGCTAGTGCTCGCGCCGGGCGGCTACCGGTTTGGCGACTATGCCCGTCTCGGCGCTCCGCTAACCCTGCTCATCCTGCTGGCGGCGCCGGCGCTGATCGCGTTCTTCTGGCCTTTCGCGCGCGCCTAG